One window of the Chitinophaga niabensis genome contains the following:
- a CDS encoding S41 family peptidase, with product MRSILTGLLATALTLPASAQSTATYFTTYPTLTPDGKTVVFSYEGDLWKADVQNPQAVRLTAMQGTEIAPKVSPDGKWIAFTAYQYGNADVFLLPIEGGEVKQLTVHESGDLLESWSWDSKSVYISSSREGNTTSFKVSIEGTTPVRVFDHYFNLIHNVTEHPSSGELFFNDTWESSFAANRKRYKGEFNPDIQSYIPATKAYKRYTTYLGKDLWPTINRKGEIFFASDEGNGEYNLYTFVNGQKKALTNFPTSIKRPSASANGGKVVFEKDYQVWIYDIASGKSEKLEINLFRNLVLPKEQVFEVRDKISYYDVSPDGKKLAFISRGEIFVSDIEGKFIRQIPRPAERAVQVQWLADNRTLLFNQTVDGYLNWFTVSADGKGTPKQHTNDKRNNRSLNTNKDRTQAVYLSGRDEVRVMDLKTLESKTVAKDEIWAFQNAEPSFSPNGEYVLFTAYRNFEQDLLVHNLKKNTTTNLTNTGVTETYPLWSPDGKYIYFNSSRTKPAYPFGLSNAKVYRVALDKFDDPFRADKFDELFKKEEKKEDKKDEKKDSAKPAPVPNTININTARIMERVERISPDFGTQYGPMHVSQKGDKTTVFYMSNHDGRFNAWKTVLEPFEAPKTDKIAGTESGADEVKEVDGKFFVLVGGNIHKLNADANKVDKIDISQSFYRNLSQEFDQIFYETWANVEENFYNAEFHGANWAKLRDQYSKYLPYVNNRADLRTMLNDLLGELNSSHLGFNSYGAEENITLSYRTMETGILFDRKQPYTVSRILANSNADKQNITVQSGDVLTKVNGVAVDKTRNRDIYFTRPAMEREITLTFERGGKPYDVRLHPQSPGANNTQLYDEWIYGNEQRVNKLSNNKIAYTYMKNMGSGELEKFLIDMAGKLGSKDALILDLRYNTGGNVHDEVLKFLSQRPYLQWQYREGKLSPQPNFAPAGKPIVLLINEQSLSDAEMTAAGFKALKLGKIIGTESYRWIIFTSGKGLVDGSFYRLPSWGCYTLDGKNLEKEGVAPDIYVKTSFTDRLEDKDPQLDRAVQEILKDLK from the coding sequence ATGAGATCTATACTTACCGGTTTGCTGGCCACAGCCTTAACCCTGCCAGCCAGCGCCCAAAGCACAGCAACCTATTTTACAACTTACCCTACCTTAACTCCCGATGGCAAAACCGTTGTGTTCAGCTATGAAGGAGACCTCTGGAAAGCAGATGTACAGAACCCTCAGGCAGTGCGCCTCACCGCCATGCAGGGAACTGAAATTGCGCCAAAAGTATCCCCGGATGGCAAATGGATTGCCTTCACTGCCTACCAATACGGCAATGCGGATGTTTTTCTGTTACCTATAGAAGGCGGGGAAGTAAAACAATTAACCGTTCATGAAAGCGGGGACCTGTTAGAGTCCTGGAGCTGGGATTCCAAATCGGTTTATATTTCTTCCAGCCGCGAGGGCAATACCACCAGCTTTAAAGTAAGTATAGAAGGAACTACCCCGGTAAGGGTGTTTGATCATTACTTCAATCTCATACACAATGTAACAGAACATCCCAGCAGTGGTGAACTGTTTTTTAATGACACCTGGGAAAGCAGCTTTGCCGCTAACCGCAAAAGGTATAAAGGAGAATTCAACCCGGATATCCAGTCTTATATTCCTGCTACAAAAGCTTATAAACGTTATACAACATATCTCGGTAAAGACCTCTGGCCTACCATCAACCGTAAAGGAGAGATCTTTTTTGCCTCTGACGAAGGCAATGGAGAATACAATCTCTATACTTTCGTGAATGGCCAGAAAAAAGCCCTGACCAATTTCCCCACCTCTATCAAACGTCCCTCTGCCTCTGCCAATGGCGGCAAAGTGGTTTTTGAAAAAGATTACCAGGTATGGATCTATGATATTGCATCCGGCAAATCAGAAAAGCTGGAGATCAATCTCTTCCGCAACCTTGTTCTGCCCAAAGAGCAGGTATTTGAGGTGCGTGACAAGATCTCTTATTATGATGTATCTCCTGACGGCAAAAAGCTCGCCTTCATTTCCAGGGGAGAGATCTTTGTTTCTGATATAGAAGGCAAATTCATCCGCCAGATCCCCCGCCCTGCAGAACGTGCTGTTCAGGTACAATGGCTGGCAGACAACCGTACGCTTCTTTTCAACCAAACTGTTGATGGTTACCTGAACTGGTTCACCGTTTCTGCAGATGGCAAAGGAACACCCAAACAACACACCAATGATAAAAGGAACAACCGCTCCCTGAATACCAACAAAGACCGTACACAGGCGGTATACCTCAGCGGCCGTGATGAAGTACGGGTAATGGACCTGAAAACACTGGAATCCAAAACCGTTGCAAAGGACGAAATATGGGCCTTCCAGAATGCAGAGCCCAGTTTTTCTCCTAATGGTGAGTATGTACTCTTCACCGCTTACCGCAACTTTGAACAAGACCTGCTGGTGCATAACCTGAAAAAGAATACCACTACCAATCTCACCAATACAGGGGTTACAGAAACATATCCGCTATGGTCTCCTGATGGGAAATATATCTATTTCAACTCTTCCCGCACCAAACCTGCTTATCCTTTTGGTTTGAGCAATGCCAAAGTATACCGCGTTGCATTGGATAAGTTCGATGATCCTTTCCGCGCGGATAAGTTTGATGAGCTCTTCAAAAAAGAAGAGAAGAAAGAGGATAAGAAAGACGAAAAGAAAGATTCCGCCAAACCTGCCCCGGTACCCAATACCATCAATATCAATACTGCCCGGATCATGGAACGGGTGGAAAGGATCAGTCCTGATTTTGGTACACAATATGGCCCGATGCATGTTTCACAAAAGGGAGACAAAACCACTGTTTTCTATATGTCTAACCATGATGGCAGGTTCAATGCCTGGAAAACAGTACTGGAACCATTTGAAGCACCTAAAACAGATAAGATCGCAGGCACGGAATCCGGTGCTGATGAAGTAAAAGAAGTGGACGGCAAATTCTTTGTTCTCGTAGGCGGCAACATTCACAAATTGAATGCAGATGCTAACAAGGTAGACAAAATTGATATCAGCCAATCCTTTTACCGCAATCTCAGCCAGGAATTCGATCAGATCTTCTACGAAACCTGGGCCAATGTGGAAGAGAACTTCTACAATGCAGAATTCCACGGTGCCAACTGGGCTAAACTCAGGGACCAATACAGCAAATATCTGCCTTATGTCAATAACCGGGCAGACCTCCGCACTATGCTGAACGACCTGCTGGGTGAACTGAACTCTTCCCACCTTGGCTTCAATTCTTACGGTGCAGAAGAAAACATTACCCTTAGTTACCGCACCATGGAAACGGGTATCCTCTTTGACCGGAAGCAACCTTACACCGTATCCCGCATCCTGGCAAACAGTAATGCAGATAAGCAAAATATAACTGTGCAAAGCGGTGATGTACTTACCAAAGTGAACGGTGTTGCGGTAGACAAAACCCGCAACAGGGATATCTACTTTACCCGTCCCGCGATGGAAAGAGAGATCACCCTTACATTTGAGCGTGGCGGTAAACCTTACGATGTAAGGCTGCATCCGCAAAGCCCCGGCGCCAATAATACACAGCTCTACGATGAATGGATCTACGGCAATGAGCAGCGGGTGAACAAACTCAGCAATAACAAGATCGCTTACACCTACATGAAGAACATGGGTAGTGGTGAGCTGGAAAAATTCCTCATCGATATGGCTGGTAAGCTCGGCAGCAAAGACGCGCTGATCCTTGACCTCCGTTACAATACCGGCGGAAATGTACACGATGAAGTATTGAAATTCCTTTCCCAACGCCCTTACCTCCAATGGCAATACCGCGAAGGAAAATTATCCCCGCAACCCAACTTTGCTCCTGCAGGCAAACCGATCGTATTACTCATCAATGAGCAATCACTCAGCGATGCGGAAATGACAGCCGCTGGTTTCAAAGCCCTGAAACTGGGTAAGATCATCGGTACGGAATCTTACCGCTGGATCATTTTCACTTCCGGCAAAGGCCTGGTGGACGGATCTTTCTATCGCTTACCATCCTGGGGATGTTATACCCTCGATGGCAAAAACCTGGAGAAAGAAGGCGTAGCACCAGACATCTATGTGAAGACCTCCTTCACCGACCGGTTGGAAGACAAAGACCCCCAGCTGGATAGAGCTGTACAGGAAATACTAAAAGATCTGAAATAA
- the leuS gene encoding leucine--tRNA ligase has translation MEYNFRQIERKWQQRWVDTQAYLVSNSSTKPKCYVLDMFPYPSGAGLHVGHPLGYIASDIYARFKRLKGFNVLHPMGYDAFGLPAEQYALETGQHPAVTTEENIQAFRKQLDNIGFCYDWSREIQTSQPAYYKWTQHIFLQLFDSWYNRHAGKAEPIDLLVRIFEASGNHHHECPGDRSIRFSAETWNESTYEQQQEILMQYRLGYLAYAEVNWCPALGTVLANDEVINGVSERGGHPVQKKKMRQWFLRITEYADRLLKGLDEITFSDAMKDMQRNWIGKSQGAEIKFNITGSLESVVVYTTRPDTIFGVDFMVVAPEHELVDSITTDEQTEAVTAYKEYVQSRSERERMAEVKQITGCFTGAYAVNPFDGRKIPIWISEYVLAGYGTGAIMAVPCGDQRDFNFANHFSIPITNILGDAFDGKEANPTKEGKLFNSDFITGMEMKEAMEAVITKIENLGIGKRQINYRMRDAGFSRQRYWGEPFPVVFRNGIPEAMDVKDLPLELPHVEHYTPGEDGEGPLANIKEWVNLPAAPGSSLRRETNTMPGYAGSSWYFLRYMDPHNTETFCDRKISDYWGQVDLYIGGTEHAVGHLLYSRMWTKVLYDLGHIGFDEPYKKLVNQGMIQGSSRLVYRVRGTNQYVSAGLRAQYETDEIHVDVNMVDGLELDTTAFKNWRQELATAQFILENGKYICGTLTEKMSKRLYNTVNPNVIVEKFGADTFRMYEMFLGPVEQSKPWETKGIEGVHRFLKKFWRLFADEQKGLVVKNDAPTAEELKVLHNTIRKIEEDTERLSFNTAVSTFMICVNELTDLKCNKKAILEQLLILLTPYAPHVSEELWSLIGNSGSILDAPFPVFEEKYVTESAKEYPVSVNGKLRTTINISLDASTEEVEKIALANEVIQRWLEGKTPKKIIFVKGKMINVVV, from the coding sequence ATGGAATACAATTTCAGGCAAATAGAAAGGAAATGGCAGCAACGCTGGGTGGACACCCAGGCTTATCTTGTCAGCAACAGCAGTACCAAACCAAAGTGTTATGTGCTGGACATGTTCCCCTACCCCTCCGGGGCTGGTTTACATGTGGGGCATCCCCTGGGCTACATTGCCTCAGATATCTATGCCCGTTTTAAACGCCTGAAGGGCTTTAACGTGTTGCACCCCATGGGATATGACGCATTTGGCCTCCCTGCGGAACAATATGCCCTGGAAACCGGTCAGCATCCCGCGGTAACAACAGAAGAAAATATCCAGGCCTTCCGGAAACAACTGGATAATATCGGGTTTTGTTACGACTGGAGCCGGGAAATTCAGACCAGCCAGCCAGCTTATTATAAATGGACCCAGCATATCTTCCTCCAGCTGTTTGACAGCTGGTATAACCGCCATGCCGGAAAAGCAGAGCCAATAGACCTGCTGGTACGCATCTTTGAAGCCTCCGGTAACCATCATCATGAATGCCCCGGAGACCGCAGCATCCGTTTTAGTGCTGAAACCTGGAATGAATCCACTTACGAGCAGCAACAGGAGATCCTGATGCAATACCGCCTTGGCTATCTCGCCTATGCAGAAGTGAACTGGTGCCCTGCATTGGGAACCGTACTGGCTAATGACGAAGTGATCAACGGTGTAAGCGAACGCGGCGGCCATCCCGTACAGAAAAAGAAAATGCGTCAATGGTTCCTGCGCATCACAGAATATGCAGACCGTTTGCTGAAAGGCCTCGATGAGATCACTTTCAGCGATGCCATGAAAGATATGCAGCGCAACTGGATCGGCAAGAGCCAGGGCGCAGAGATCAAGTTCAACATAACTGGTTCCCTCGAAAGCGTGGTAGTATACACCACCCGCCCGGACACCATTTTTGGCGTAGACTTTATGGTAGTGGCCCCGGAACATGAGCTGGTAGACAGTATTACTACTGACGAACAAACAGAAGCAGTCACCGCTTATAAGGAATATGTGCAAAGCCGTTCTGAAAGAGAACGGATGGCAGAAGTGAAACAGATCACAGGTTGCTTTACCGGCGCTTATGCCGTAAACCCTTTTGATGGCCGTAAAATTCCCATCTGGATCTCTGAATACGTACTGGCCGGATATGGCACTGGTGCCATCATGGCTGTGCCATGTGGTGATCAGCGCGACTTCAACTTCGCCAACCACTTCTCCATTCCCATCACCAACATCCTGGGTGATGCGTTTGATGGTAAAGAAGCCAATCCAACAAAAGAAGGCAAACTCTTCAACAGCGATTTCATTACCGGTATGGAAATGAAAGAAGCCATGGAAGCAGTGATCACTAAAATAGAAAACCTGGGGATCGGTAAAAGGCAGATCAATTACAGGATGCGGGATGCCGGATTCAGCCGTCAGCGTTACTGGGGAGAACCTTTCCCCGTAGTATTCCGCAATGGTATTCCGGAAGCGATGGATGTAAAAGACCTTCCGCTGGAACTCCCCCACGTAGAACACTATACACCCGGAGAAGATGGAGAAGGCCCGCTGGCCAATATCAAAGAATGGGTAAACCTGCCTGCAGCACCCGGTTCTTCTTTACGCCGCGAAACCAATACCATGCCCGGTTATGCCGGCAGCAGCTGGTATTTCCTCCGGTATATGGACCCTCATAACACGGAAACTTTCTGCGACCGCAAGATCTCAGATTACTGGGGCCAGGTGGATCTTTATATCGGCGGTACAGAACACGCCGTAGGCCATTTGCTCTATTCCCGCATGTGGACGAAGGTATTGTATGACCTCGGGCATATCGGGTTTGATGAACCATACAAGAAACTGGTGAACCAGGGTATGATACAAGGCAGCTCCCGCCTGGTTTACAGGGTAAGGGGAACCAATCAGTACGTATCCGCAGGTTTGCGTGCACAATATGAAACAGATGAGATCCATGTGGATGTGAATATGGTGGATGGGCTGGAACTGGATACTACTGCCTTCAAAAACTGGCGGCAGGAACTAGCAACCGCGCAATTCATTTTAGAGAACGGCAAATACATCTGCGGAACGCTCACAGAGAAAATGAGCAAACGCCTTTACAATACCGTGAACCCTAACGTGATCGTGGAAAAATTCGGAGCAGATACTTTCCGGATGTATGAAATGTTCCTCGGCCCAGTAGAACAAAGCAAACCATGGGAAACCAAAGGGATTGAAGGGGTACACCGCTTCCTGAAAAAATTCTGGCGCCTTTTCGCAGATGAACAGAAAGGATTAGTAGTAAAGAATGATGCACCCACTGCAGAAGAACTGAAAGTATTGCATAACACCATCCGTAAGATAGAAGAGGATACAGAAAGACTTTCGTTCAACACAGCAGTGAGTACTTTCATGATCTGCGTGAATGAACTCACAGACCTTAAATGCAATAAGAAAGCGATTCTGGAACAATTATTGATCCTCCTTACACCCTACGCACCACATGTTAGCGAAGAGCTATGGTCTTTGATCGGTAACAGCGGCTCCATACTGGATGCACCATTCCCGGTATTTGAAGAAAAATATGTAACAGAAAGTGCGAAGGAATATCCTGTTTCCGTAAATGGTAAACTGCGTACAACCATCAATATTTCGCTGGATGCCAGTACAGAAGAAGTGGAAAAGATAGCCCTGGCAAATGAAGTGATACAAAGATGGCTGGAAGGTAAAACACCGAAGAAGATTATCTTTGTAAAAGGCAAGATGATCAACGTAGTAGTATAA
- a CDS encoding sensor histidine kinase, translating to MNAQATILKQKRWRLLKAVIFVLLLFMGFQYYLDFDADLSLLNLDFTVLKMMIFFVNYLWLYPKLFRKKQYLKWAIGILLLLLFGLALRYTVEEIIYPAYLGFRNYHEGTTLIYYAKDGFFFLSPWIIFSTVFGLVEDWTKMKNDKQALEQQNTQAELALLKSQLNPHFLFNTLNSIYSLAYQKSDKAPDAILKLSEVMRYMLYDSEDKVVLLEKELQYLHSFVDLQKARFKENIYVDLLVEGPVTNQLIMPVLLIAFVENAFKHGVLSDPSDPVLIHVIVEGNHLQLNVQNKINHQLKDQTGGIGLPNIRRRLELLYPGRHTLNIKENDTHYICELSLQL from the coding sequence GTGAATGCACAAGCAACCATACTAAAACAAAAGCGCTGGCGGCTCCTCAAAGCGGTGATTTTTGTGCTGCTCCTCTTTATGGGGTTTCAGTACTACCTGGATTTTGATGCAGACCTTTCCCTGCTGAACCTCGATTTCACGGTTCTCAAAATGATGATCTTTTTTGTCAACTACTTATGGCTGTACCCAAAGCTCTTCCGTAAAAAACAATACCTGAAATGGGCCATTGGTATATTATTACTCCTTCTCTTTGGGTTGGCGCTGCGTTACACAGTGGAAGAAATTATCTATCCCGCCTACCTGGGGTTCAGGAATTACCATGAAGGCACTACGCTTATCTATTATGCTAAAGACGGTTTTTTCTTTTTAAGCCCCTGGATAATATTCAGTACTGTGTTTGGCCTCGTTGAAGACTGGACAAAAATGAAAAATGACAAACAAGCCCTGGAACAACAAAATACACAGGCAGAACTGGCATTGCTCAAGTCCCAGCTGAACCCTCATTTCCTGTTTAATACGCTGAACAGTATCTATTCACTCGCCTATCAGAAGTCCGATAAAGCACCTGATGCCATACTCAAGCTCTCCGAAGTAATGCGCTATATGTTATATGATTCGGAGGATAAGGTGGTATTGCTCGAAAAGGAATTGCAATACCTGCATAGTTTTGTTGATCTGCAAAAGGCCCGCTTCAAAGAGAATATTTATGTGGACCTGCTGGTGGAAGGCCCTGTTACCAATCAGCTGATCATGCCGGTACTACTCATTGCATTTGTAGAAAACGCTTTTAAACATGGGGTATTGAGTGATCCATCAGATCCGGTACTGATCCATGTTATTGTGGAAGGAAATCATCTGCAGCTGAATGTACAGAACAAGATCAATCATCAATTAAAAGATCAGACCGGGGGAATTGGCTTACCCAATATCCGTCGCCGTCTGGAGCTATTGTATCCAGGCCGGCATACCCTGAACATAAAGGAAAATGATACACACTATATTTGTGAACTGAGCCTGCAACTATAA
- a CDS encoding LytR/AlgR family response regulator transcription factor, with translation MQKIRCIAIDDELLALDVMADYIRKIPFLELTGTFDNVLEALPLVEKGLADLVFLDIQMPQLTGMQFMKLIQGKARTILTTAYSEYALDSYDHDAIDYLLKPIAFDRFYKSIQKAVAILQPQQQDVIPDRMQSVETPSYIFVKTDSRMVKVLLSEILFVEGLKDYVAIHTLSEKIITLQNMKRMEVILPLPHFARVHKSYLVSMEKIDAIERSRLFIGQHVIPVGDTYREAFFQLVGNGQG, from the coding sequence ATGCAAAAGATCCGGTGTATTGCGATAGATGATGAATTACTGGCGCTGGATGTAATGGCAGATTACATCCGGAAAATTCCTTTCCTGGAATTGACCGGCACATTTGATAATGTGCTGGAAGCACTACCCCTTGTAGAAAAAGGCCTGGCAGACCTTGTTTTCCTGGACATCCAGATGCCGCAGCTCACCGGCATGCAATTCATGAAGCTCATACAAGGCAAGGCCCGCACTATTCTTACAACAGCCTATTCCGAATATGCGCTGGACAGCTACGATCATGATGCCATAGATTACTTACTAAAACCTATTGCTTTCGACCGGTTCTATAAATCCATCCAAAAGGCTGTAGCCATTTTGCAGCCACAGCAGCAGGATGTTATCCCGGACCGGATGCAGTCTGTGGAAACACCTTCTTACATTTTTGTGAAAACAGATAGCAGGATGGTGAAAGTACTGTTATCTGAGATACTGTTCGTGGAAGGATTGAAGGATTATGTAGCCATCCATACACTTTCAGAGAAGATCATAACACTGCAGAATATGAAGCGTATGGAAGTGATCCTTCCCCTGCCACATTTTGCCAGGGTGCATAAATCCTACCTGGTGTCCATGGAAAAAATAGATGCCATTGAGCGCAGCCGCCTTTTCATCGGGCAGCATGTGATACCAGTGGGAGACACTTACCGGGAAGCCTTTTTCCAGCTGGTAGGCAACGGGCAGGGCTGA
- a CDS encoding outer membrane beta-barrel protein translates to MKKILILVLLFTASAKAQVKVTGMVKDAAYATVVLLHAKDSSLVKGTVCDSAGFYLLEGITPGRYLVAASQVNSGKAYSPVFSAEKDVVLKTLILQGSGTTLKGVEVTSRKPYIEMMADKTVLNVENSVIATGNNIFEVLRRAPGIRADHQDNIILMGVPGVEIWIDGRPSNFTGETLTQWLKSQPADIVSKIEIISNPSSRFDAAGSSGIINIRLKKNLQQGLNGNVFLGGGMGKYGKISTGANMNYRHGKFNLYGNYNYYYSESYNLLTFNSVTDKGNGNQNKLFRENYWHPFSQGHAVKAGVDYSVTSKTTLGLIANINANTTTAQTDALTKDFDYKFIQPSLLTALTDREDRFGNYRLNLNLLTNIDTLGSSFVIDVDGATYRKDADQYILNYLDDGLEPQHQVAHIRNFSPAKVWIGSVKMDYTKYLSPSAKLETGAKVSYVKTDSDMQYDSLLQDKWTPDKLRSSHFRYTERIQAAYATFSYDKKKWSFQAGLRAERTDAEGLSITLDSLVRNRYIDLFPTAFILYRLTKGQQLTFSYGERISRPSYQQLDPFIRMIDPYTYIVGNPYLQPQYSHVFQLKHSYNDWLYTTAYFNYTTGYRGGLLYSDTATKMIISKTENIGHSEYGYISVAAVLPITKWWESETSIGAGYARYLSELPGNAFDNRGTGAEMSTNFTFMLPRKFKLQFSIDYSTPSPDGQFKNRANWGTDIGIQKTVWKEKGSIRLNISDPFNTRQFNADIFNNATQVHWVNRWENRKVNVQFSWKFGNQKIKAARSRSTGSREEENRVNL, encoded by the coding sequence ATGAAAAAGATCCTCATCCTTGTACTCTTATTTACAGCATCTGCGAAAGCACAGGTGAAAGTGACAGGAATGGTTAAAGATGCCGCCTATGCTACAGTGGTACTGTTGCATGCAAAAGATTCTTCGCTGGTAAAAGGCACGGTGTGCGACAGTGCTGGCTTTTACCTGTTGGAAGGTATTACTCCCGGGCGATACCTGGTGGCTGCTTCCCAGGTTAATAGCGGCAAAGCATACAGTCCTGTTTTCTCAGCAGAAAAAGACGTGGTGCTGAAAACATTAATACTGCAGGGTTCCGGTACCACGCTCAAAGGAGTGGAAGTAACCTCCCGCAAACCCTACATAGAAATGATGGCTGATAAAACAGTGCTGAATGTAGAGAACAGTGTGATTGCCACGGGTAACAATATTTTTGAAGTGCTGCGGAGGGCGCCGGGAATAAGAGCAGACCATCAGGACAATATCATTCTCATGGGTGTACCCGGCGTAGAGATCTGGATAGATGGCCGGCCCTCCAACTTTACCGGAGAAACACTTACGCAGTGGCTGAAAAGCCAGCCGGCAGACATTGTGAGCAAAATAGAGATCATTTCCAATCCCTCTTCCCGTTTTGATGCAGCAGGTTCTTCAGGGATCATCAATATCCGGTTGAAGAAGAACCTGCAACAGGGGCTTAATGGCAATGTATTCCTGGGCGGCGGTATGGGTAAATACGGCAAAATAAGCACAGGTGCCAATATGAATTACCGGCATGGGAAGTTTAACCTGTACGGGAATTACAATTACTATTATTCAGAATCTTATAACCTGCTTACGTTTAACAGCGTAACGGATAAAGGGAATGGCAATCAGAATAAATTGTTCCGCGAGAACTACTGGCATCCGTTTTCACAGGGGCATGCAGTGAAAGCCGGTGTTGATTATTCCGTTACTTCCAAAACCACGTTGGGCCTTATTGCCAATATCAATGCCAATACTACCACAGCCCAAACAGATGCGCTCACCAAAGACTTCGATTATAAATTCATACAACCCTCACTCCTCACAGCCCTTACTGACCGCGAAGACCGTTTTGGTAATTACCGGCTGAACCTTAACCTGCTCACGAACATAGATACCCTGGGCAGCTCTTTTGTAATAGATGTGGATGGTGCCACTTACCGGAAAGATGCAGATCAGTATATCCTTAATTACCTGGACGATGGGCTGGAACCACAACACCAGGTAGCGCATATACGGAACTTTTCGCCGGCAAAGGTCTGGATCGGATCTGTAAAAATGGATTATACAAAGTATCTCTCTCCTTCCGCCAAATTGGAAACAGGTGCCAAAGTCAGTTATGTAAAAACAGACAGCGACATGCAGTATGATTCATTGTTACAGGATAAATGGACGCCTGACAAACTCCGGTCCAGCCATTTCCGTTATACGGAAAGGATACAGGCCGCTTATGCCACCTTCAGCTACGATAAAAAGAAATGGAGCTTCCAGGCCGGCCTGCGGGCAGAACGTACAGATGCAGAAGGCTTGAGCATCACGCTGGATTCATTGGTGCGCAACCGCTACATCGATCTGTTCCCTACTGCGTTTATATTATACCGTTTAACAAAAGGGCAGCAACTCACTTTCAGTTACGGGGAACGTATCAGCCGCCCTTCCTATCAGCAGCTGGACCCATTTATCAGGATGATTGATCCCTATACCTATATTGTTGGTAACCCTTATCTCCAGCCCCAATACAGTCATGTGTTCCAGTTAAAGCATAGTTATAACGACTGGCTGTACACCACCGCATATTTCAACTATACCACAGGGTACAGAGGAGGGTTACTGTACAGTGATACCGCCACAAAAATGATCATTTCTAAAACGGAGAATATCGGGCATTCCGAATATGGGTATATATCTGTAGCTGCAGTGCTGCCGATCACAAAATGGTGGGAATCTGAAACAAGCATAGGGGCAGGGTATGCTCGTTATTTGTCTGAGTTACCCGGTAATGCATTTGATAACAGAGGTACCGGTGCTGAGATGTCTACTAATTTTACTTTTATGCTTCCGCGTAAATTCAAGCTGCAGTTCAGCATCGATTACAGTACACCTTCCCCCGACGGGCAGTTTAAGAACAGGGCCAACTGGGGTACAGACATTGGGATACAAAAAACAGTGTGGAAGGAAAAGGGATCTATCCGCCTGAATATTTCCGATCCTTTTAATACCCGGCAGTTCAATGCAGATATTTTCAACAATGCCACACAGGTGCATTGGGTGAATCGCTGGGAAAACAGGAAGGTGAATGTGCAGTTCTCCTGGAAGTTCGGGAATCAGAAGATCAAGGCGGCGAGGAGCAGGAGTACAGGGTCAAGGGAGGAGGAGAACAGGGTGAACCTTTAG
- a CDS encoding cell division protein FtsX, with amino-acid sequence MAQSGKSSAKKSKPSYLYSIIGITLVLLLLGVLGLFMIYAKNLSDYYKESIELQVILRDNVKENQALLLKDSLAVLPAVKKIQYVSKEMAAEKFKKENPDENFAVLGFNPLYSSIDISLYARYVHPDSLKMIEQNIAGRSMVRELYYQRTLVSEVLDKAKQIGLVILVISIVMAIVVLFLIDNTIRLAMFSNRFLIKTMQMVGATRWFIAKPFDIRSIINGGLSALLAIAGLVVLIYYAESSLIGLRGMRDYFITGLLFLGLIVIGIGISLVSTHRSVMKYLKLKLDDLY; translated from the coding sequence ATGGCTCAATCAGGGAAATCGTCAGCTAAGAAATCGAAGCCTTCTTATTTGTATTCCATCATAGGCATCACCCTCGTGCTTCTGTTGCTTGGGGTTCTTGGTCTGTTCATGATCTACGCCAAAAACCTAAGCGATTATTACAAGGAAAGCATTGAGCTGCAGGTGATCCTGCGGGATAATGTGAAGGAAAACCAGGCCTTGTTACTAAAAGATTCACTGGCCGTTCTGCCAGCCGTGAAAAAGATCCAGTACGTGTCCAAAGAGATGGCGGCTGAAAAATTCAAAAAAGAGAACCCGGACGAGAATTTCGCCGTGCTGGGTTTCAATCCTTTATATTCCAGCATCGATATCAGCCTGTATGCCCGGTATGTACATCCGGACAGTCTGAAGATGATCGAGCAAAATATAGCAGGCCGCAGTATGGTCCGGGAACTTTATTACCAGCGTACCCTGGTGAGCGAGGTGCTGGATAAGGCCAAACAGATAGGACTGGTGATCCTGGTGATCAGTATCGTAATGGCCATTGTGGTATTATTCCTGATCGACAACACCATCCGCCTGGCGATGTTCAGCAACCGTTTCCTCATCAAAACCATGCAAATGGTAGGGGCTACCCGCTGGTTTATTGCCAAACCTTTTGATATAAGGAGTATCATTAATGGCGGTCTCAGCGCACTTTTGGCTATTGCCGGCCTGGTGGTACTGATCTACTATGCGGAATCCAGCCTGATCGGTTTAAGGGGGATGCGGGATTACTTCATCACCGGGTTATTGTTCCTGGGGCTGATTGTGATAGGTATTGGTATTTCACTGGTAAGCACACACCGCTCCGTGATGAAATACCTGAAACTGAAACTGGATGATCTTTATTGA